The Dyella sp. 2HG41-7 genomic interval CGCGACATTTTCTGCATACATAGGCTCATGCCAAGCGGTCCTGCATCGGCTATCGTTGCATCTTTCTTCCCTTCGGTTGCCTAGCCGCGCCTTCTGCATGGACTCTGCATCGACTCCCTCCCGCCAATCGGCCGCGTTCGCTTTCATCTTCGTGACAGTAATGCTGGACATGCTGGCGTTCGGCATCATCATCCCAGTGCTTCCACACTTGATCGTGGAATTGAGCGGCGGCAGCATCGCGCGCGCGGCGGTGTGGTCGAGCGCATTCGGCACCGTCTACATGCTGATGCAGTTTGTGTTTTCGCCAGTGCAGGGCACGTTGTCGGATCGCTTCGGGCGTCGCATCGTCATTCTTATTTCAAGCTTCGGCCTCGGCATCGATTTCATTGTGATGGCGACGGCGCCGGTGGTGTGGCTGTTGTTTGTCGGGCGCGTCGCATCGGGTATCAGCGCGGCGAGCATCTCGACTGCGAATGCATACATTGCCGACATCGTGCCGAAGGAAAAGCGCGCGGCGGCATTCGGTATGTTGGGCGCGGCGTTTGCCATCGGCTTTGTCTTCGGACCCGCGCTCGGCGGTTTCCTCGGACATTTTTCGATCCGTTTGCCGTTTTGGGTGGCAGCGATTTTGTCGCTGATCAATTTCTGCTACGGCTTTTTCATCCTGCCCGAATCGCTGCCGCCAGAGCGCCGCACCAAGCGTTTCGATTGGCGTCACGCCAATCCGTTCGGCGCGTTGGTGCTGCTTCGTCGATATCCGCAGGTATTCGCGCTGGCCGCCGTGTATTTTCTGATGACG includes:
- a CDS encoding TCR/Tet family MFS transporter, with the translated sequence MDSASTPSRQSAAFAFIFVTVMLDMLAFGIIIPVLPHLIVELSGGSIARAAVWSSAFGTVYMLMQFVFSPVQGTLSDRFGRRIVILISSFGLGIDFIVMATAPVVWLLFVGRVASGISAASISTANAYIADIVPKEKRAAAFGMLGAAFAIGFVFGPALGGFLGHFSIRLPFWVAAILSLINFCYGFFILPESLPPERRTKRFDWRHANPFGALVLLRRYPQVFALAAVYFLMTLAQYSLNFTYVLYTDYRFGWGPDAVGYTLGFVGLCSGIVQAVLVRKLMPKLGERRLIMIGLPLCVVGYLLFGLSSVVWMFLLGIPFLCLGGLAGPPAQALMTQQVDPHEQGRLQGALTSLASFAGIFGPALFANLFALFISDHAPAHLPGISFVLAAALIVFATFVATYAIRHVHTVPASEIASVAPLQSELSPVADVVTHEPLPHHQPESSP